In one Rhopalosiphum padi isolate XX-2018 chromosome 3, ASM2088224v1, whole genome shotgun sequence genomic region, the following are encoded:
- the LOC132924263 gene encoding uncharacterized protein LOC132924263: MQRRRAEKILTMLPPGKDSSESSDDDSVESYHSIGEILCESPLPIEAIENDVDELLRDIELNPIDEFLEDFEDLQSITSDNAVADIIEIEIPQNIEPHTPTLMNNISSSVSKKKTVLSSESARRSKRLLRNAETPPIPLPCMSPDIENINILPNQRKKIRKIDHMQFNWVAGKKMNFEVNVPEYEFHTQLNFVDYL; encoded by the exons ATGCAACGCCGTAGAGcagaaaaaattttaactatgcTTCCCCCTGGTAAGGATAGTAGTGAAAGTTCTGATGATGATTCAGTTGAATCATATCATTCAATTGGAGAAATATTATGTGAATCACCATTACCTATTGAGGCAATAGAGAATGATGTAGATGAACTTCTCAGAGATATTGAGTTAAATCCAATTGATgag tttttagaaGATTTTGAAGATTTACAATCTATTACAAGTGATAATGCTGTTGCTgatataatagaaatagaaataccACAAAATATAGAGCCACATACTCCTActcttatgaataatatatcttCATcagttagtaaaaaaaaaacagttttatcaTCCGAATCTGCAAGAAGGTCTAAACGTTTGTTGAGAAATGCAGAAACGCCTCCAATTCCATTACCATGTATGTCACCTGACATtgagaatattaatatactacctaaccaaaggaaaaaaattagaaaaattgacCACATGCAATTTAATTGGGTAGCcgggaaaaaaatgaattttgaagTTAATGTTCCTGAATATGAATTTCATACACAAC